A stretch of Lentibacillus sp. JNUCC-1 DNA encodes these proteins:
- the purM gene encoding phosphoribosylformylglycinamidine cyclo-ligase — protein sequence MADLYKEAGVDVHKGYEAVERMKKHIARTNRPEVIGDVGAFAGLFNIASFKYEEPVLVSGTDGVGTKLKLAFQLDKHDTIGIDLVAMCVNDIVAQGADPLFFLDYIACGKNNPDMIEQIVSGVSEGCVQSGAALIGGETAEMPGMYDEDTYDLAGFAVGIADRKALITGETIAPGDTIIGLASSGIHSNGYSLVRKLVEGLDLDKQYDGLDQTLDQELLTPTKLYAKPIAALKQAVTIKGIAHITGGGFYENLPRMMPEGMGAEIKRNSWEIPGIFNFLQKQGDVSDENMFGVFNMGIGMAIVVDAADKDQALEVLRQNEETACVLGTVSQTEGVAFIDG from the coding sequence ATGGCAGACTTATATAAAGAAGCCGGTGTCGATGTACACAAAGGCTATGAAGCAGTCGAACGGATGAAAAAGCATATTGCCCGCACCAATCGTCCGGAAGTGATTGGAGACGTAGGTGCATTTGCCGGTCTTTTCAATATCGCATCGTTTAAATACGAGGAACCTGTTCTCGTATCTGGAACGGACGGTGTCGGCACAAAGCTGAAGCTCGCTTTTCAGTTGGACAAGCATGACACCATTGGCATTGACCTTGTGGCCATGTGTGTGAATGACATCGTCGCCCAAGGTGCTGATCCATTGTTTTTCCTTGACTACATTGCGTGCGGAAAGAACAATCCAGATATGATCGAACAAATCGTGTCTGGTGTTTCAGAAGGATGTGTACAGTCTGGTGCAGCTTTAATAGGCGGCGAGACGGCTGAAATGCCGGGAATGTATGACGAGGACACATATGACTTGGCGGGGTTTGCGGTCGGTATTGCAGATCGAAAAGCCCTCATTACAGGTGAAACAATTGCTCCCGGCGATACGATCATTGGTCTTGCCTCAAGCGGGATCCACTCAAACGGCTATTCGCTCGTCCGAAAGCTGGTTGAGGGTCTGGATCTGGACAAGCAGTACGATGGACTTGATCAAACGCTTGACCAAGAACTCCTCACGCCAACAAAATTATATGCTAAACCCATTGCTGCTTTGAAACAGGCCGTTACAATCAAAGGCATTGCCCATATTACCGGCGGCGGTTTTTATGAAAATCTCCCACGGATGATGCCAGAGGGAATGGGTGCTGAAATCAAACGTAACAGCTGGGAGATCCCTGGAATCTTTAACTTCCTGCAAAAACAAGGCGACGTGAGCGATGAAAATATGTTTGGCGTCTTTAATATGGGGATCGGGATGGCAATTGTCGTGGATGCAGCGGATAAAGATCAGGCATTGGAAGTCCTGCGGCAAAATGAGGAAACTGCATGTGTTTTGGGCACTGTCAGTCAAACGGAAGGCGTGGCTTTTATCGATGGCTAA